The genomic DNA AGCCCTGCTTGAATCTGTCCTGTTGAAGAACTCAAACGACCATGACCTGGAAGTGGTTAGTGCACTTCTTGATAGTTACAGGATCACCGATTCTTCTCCACTGGTCTTTGATTTGCTTGTTCAATGTTATTCCAAGTTGAGAATGATGGACATTGCCTTTGATACATGTCTGTATTTAGATGAGCATGGGTTCACCCTTAGCATCATTAGCTACAATATGTTGATTCATGTGGTTCAAAAGTCTGATCGTACTGATCTGGTTTGGAGGATTTACGAGCATATGATCCAAAAGAGGGCATACCCGAATGAAGTAACAGTCAGGACGATGATCAGTGCTCTGTGCAAGGAAGGAAAACTGCAAGAACAACTCGATATCATTGACAGGATTCAGGGGAAAAGGTGCCCACCTTCTGTGGTGGTTAACACTAGTTTGGTATTCAGGATGATTGAAGAAGGTAGGGATGAGGAGGGTCTGATACTGATGAAGAGAATGTTGCAGAAGAACATGATTCTCGACACCATATTTTACTCTCTAGTTGTTTTTGCAAAAGTTAAGATCCATGGCGTGGACGCTGCACGTGAGGTGTTTGATGAAATGCTGAAGAGAGGTTTTGAAGCAAATCCATTTTTATGTACTGTATTTATTGGTGCTCATTGCAATGAAGGAAGAATTGATGGTGCAATTAGGCTGATGCAAGAAATGGAAGATGTGGGTATAAAGCCATATGATGAAGCCTTTAATAGTCTAATCTTAGGATGTGCTCTGGCTGGAAGAGTGGAAGAAGgcttaaagttttataaaagaatTCTGGCAATGGGAAATGTTCCAAGCCGTGACGCCTTCAACTCCATTGTCGGAAAGCTATCGGAAACAGGCTGCACGAGTTTGGCAAATAGCCTGCTAACAGATTTGATGGAGACAGAATTTAAACCCGATGAAACCACTTATTCTCATCTTATTGCTGGTTATGCTACAGAAGAGAATATTCAAGAGGTTATGAAGCTGTACTACGAGTTGGAATTTAGATCAATCCATCCAAATGAATCGGTTTTTGAGCCCTTGATTTGTTGTTTATGTCGAAGTGGGAAGGTGGACGAAGCCGAACGATGTCTCAAGGCGATGAGAGATCGGTCGATTGAACCATCGGCAAACATATATAAGGCACTAATTTGTGGCGGAGCTCATCAATTAAATAGCAAAATACACATACATACACATGTTAACTCTTAATGGTATTAatcacaataaaattattattttcaaattttagatcCTTTTGACTTGATTATGAATTATGTAACAACTTGTTATACATCTGTTCAAAATTACTGGGGAATGAAAATATATGGTCATGTTTTCACTCTATAATTTTTGGAAAACTAATTAACTTCAATTTGAATGATTGGAAGAGAAAATATGTTAGAACAATCAATCTTCAAAATTTACAGAAactcaataattttttcttttctaagaAATCAATTATTGTGTGACAATAACccagtcaatttttttttttggaaaaaattaaattttttatatgtcaATTCAAAAGTGTCGATCTAATACTCTAAAGAATTAAGTCTTTAGTTCATTTCTCACACAAACCTTTAAGTTAAACTGTTGgtaaattttttagaatttatgttatatttttaaattatataataataatgatatgtttATATTAGTTGATATGAACAATTTCCCATTTACCTACTAATttggttaaatatgttaaatttattttgtgtatgaaaatattttatttatgtctaaaattttcaaacttgtcatatctatatatatatatatataatgatgcttaatttttaaagtgtccggattgccgggtcgagagctgtggttaatttggatacttgggtcagattgtgggttgacccgcctttaaatttaaaacggttaaaaagaaaattaaaaatactctAAAGAATTAAGTCTTTAGTTCATTTCTCACACAAACCTTTAAGTTAAACTGTTGgtaaattttttagaatttatgttatatttttaaattatataataataatgatatgtttATATTAGTTGATATGAACAATTTCCCATTTACCTACTAATttggttaaatatgttaaatttattttgtgtatgaaaatattttatttatgtctaaaattttcaaacttgtcatatctatatatatatataatgatgcttaatttttaaagtgtccggattgccgggtcgagagctgtggttaatttggatacttgggtcagattgtgggttgacccgcctttaaatttaaaacggttaaaaagaaaattaaaaatactagaggtatgtttcgaacttgcaatctaacaaaacaagtacaactctttaaccaactaggctacaaagactttataatttaaattcaacaccaaatttgataaacgcgagacgttttaatattaatataagttcaactttttaactaactaatctatatatatataatgatgcttaatttttaaagtgtccggattgccgggtcgagagctgtggttaatttggatacttgggtcggattgtgggttaaaaataaaatactagatttatattattaatcgtgcaaatggacgggctaaatgctagtgagtattaatttttgtcattttaccCTTAACACGAGGATAgacttatatatttaagtattttttttaggcTTTCAAATTAAGGGAAAAAATAGGTGTCCAAGAAACGAAATATGTGTGGTCCTAGCAAATGCTAGGTCATAATCCTATCAcaatggttaaaatatatttaggttataaaattttgttttaatatatatttaattattaattatttaatatttatcatataataaagtattttaaaattatgaattatttaataaaattaatatttttaatttgtatatatattttattataattcttaaaatgaatgataatttcaaattatatatttttaaatattgattttattttaacttttaattatacaaaattcttttataatatattttattttaaataattgttaaaatatttaataaataaatatacaattaagtaaataataataataatttaaatcaaatattttgagataataattttattttaaaatatttttaaaagattaataattttaatatatatatatatatatttaaataaatatatatatatatattaaaagggttaatcaaaaatttcaaactaagattttatttagagtatattattaaaattaataacgatttttttcataatatacaaacattttttttaaatttattagaataagttcatattattaaaaataaaatattatatatatatatatattagaattattaatcttattaacgaattttaaaataaaaataaaattattataaaaatatataataaaattattattatttattctattatgtatttattgaataaatattttagtaattattccgaataaaatatattataaattaacttttaaaataaaattatgatttaaaaatatttaatttatatttttccctTAATTTGAATGCCATTTACATGgtgatttgaatttaaaaaatacttcaaaatatatatatatagtttaaatttGGGTGACAAAATTAagactattattatttattttaatttaagaaatgtgacatatttttaacaaaatttagaAGTATAACTAATTACTTTAGAGTTCTCAACAAATTCCATTAACAATGACAAAAACTTAACTATGGAGGACAAGATATAATATAACCAATCTATTTTGCACGATCATAAACTTTTTCGATGTCTAACtttacaaaaacatatttttcacctCTTAAATTAGCTGAGTCAATAcactcattaattattaatacgcCATCAAAGATTTGATGACCTTTTATGAACACCATCTGATTACTAGATATGACCGTCTCTAACACTCTCTGCAATTTGTTGGCCAAACATTTTGCGACAATCTTATAGAATGACGAAACGAGACTGACAAGCCTAAAATTCTTCACATCAATATTTCCTAAAGCTTTACGAATGAGACATATTAAAGTAGAATTCCAACtcttatcaaattataaaaatcgataaaaatccgaccgagaattctaacctaggaccgatgattctaacctaggatcgGTGTTCTTGAGTAAGGACCGATGATTCTAACATAgtacgctcgttcaatgttcgattcattcgttcagctactccattctcttgaggtgttcagggaacagtcttcaccatactgatctcattcaCATCACAATATTctctgaaatctgaattgatgtACTCACCTTTGTTGTCgaatttcaaacatttaaccttcagatttgtttcattttcaaccaaatctTTCcactttttgaaaattataaatacatcaaattttgttcttcataaaatatattcatacatttctcgtcgaatcatctataaacgttaCATAGTAGTGTGATctgccaatagaagaaacaggtgcaggttcccacacatcagtgtgtaccaactctaacatttctttttttgagctccttcccaatttttaagaaactcacacgtttatgttttttaaaaatgcagttttcacataactgatgttaaacagacttcagttctagAATCTAACAAttattcaaaagaattttcatcattttttcactcatatggcccaacctgcaatgtcATAGCTCACTATTCtttgagtcatcaactacagcaacaATTGTTTCTCTACATGTTGAAGTCATGTATAACGTTCCAATTTTTTGATCTCGAGCAACAAAttttgctcctttagtcaccttacACGCAcaatttccacaactgaaattgtgaccttcttcatcaagttgtgtaacagaaattagattgcacattaaatttgaaatgtgtctcaccttattaatcttccaaatagAACTGTgtgtcatcttcaatttgatggcCCTCATgtcaacaatatccagtggttaaccatctgcgagataaattTTCTCATAGTTTCCAGTATTTATTTGTGGGCAGTGATGTGGAAAGACGCTCATGAGTCTAAAactcatgaatctatcgggctatcaacagacagaaagAACACATCAATGACAATTTATGTAACTGTGTTGGCtccatcatttttatcatcacatTTTTTCTTTGGtactttgcagttcctcttcaagTGATCATGCTTACCACAATTCTAATAATCAAATGTTCGTATAGACTTGGATTGACTCCCCCTAttcctcgacatagatctgctcttacctcggttgaattTTTTACCATTATATATGTCCCTATTTTCAACATTTAGAGCAAAACTTTTGAACATTTTACcggaatcaattttacgaacctcttcaacaagaatacgatctctaactttaataaatttaaatttagaatttccAACAGAGTTATTAATTGATGTCCTCATAAGTTCTCAGATATTTAATAGAGATTCTAACAGAATTAgtgcactaacttcatccctaAAATTAATCTCAACGGATAACGGTTGATTcataattgtattaaattcgttcactggtaaaaaaatgcACATTTATCGAGAATTATCGCTGAGAGCGAAATAATGTTTTCGTTGATATTAATATCACTGAGGGCCATGAGGTGCTCTCtgtagaaaaataattataaccgAGAGCAGATGCTTGCTCTCgatataaaagttatattttgcCCTAAAGGCCGCCCAAACTTTTCATTTATTCTTCTCTTATTCTCTCTCTAGCTTTTTCTATTCATTTCTTCCTCTCTATTTTCCCTTTATCTCTTCATTCTCCCAAGTTAAATCACAAGCTCTTcatcaaaacaattaattaccGCGTAGATCCCAAGCTAAATCGGATGTTCGTTTAGCTCTACGGCAACGAGAATTAAAACCGCGTAGATTCCAAACTATTTCTCCGTCTGCTCTTCGATTTGGCTGATCCTGATTTGAAGAATTAGAAGAATCCAGATGGATGTTGCAAGATACGTACTGCAAGGGAGAATGAGGTTGTGAAGACATTGAAGATCATATATACTGGTTAGTAATCGactattattaattagtatgaATGTTTAAGGTATAGTAACCTAATTTGATCTTCATTTTGCATATGAAAATTCTGTGTGATGTTGATCATGATGACTTGAAATAGATTTTTCATATCTTCAAAACTATTTGTGAAGTGTTAAGAAGATGTTGTTGATTTATGGCATGATTTTTCACTAattgaaatgaaattttaataataatgttggTATTGCAGACATTGattgattttaggtttttatGATTTTGATTAGATTGGAGATTTAAAAGATTATGAAGCTCCAAATGATCTGAGGAAGATTAGGAATCGAACGGACGGGCAATGATGAACGAGAAGAAATTGGCGGAAGAATGATTTGAGGGAAGGAGAGTGAAACCCAAATGGATATGtcagaatattaatattttttagaaaagtttATTATCTTCGAGAGCATTGGCTCTACTCtcggtaaaaaaatatataattatatccgAGAGCCACAACTGCTCTCGgtgaaacttattttttcttcaccGACAACGCTATCACCAACACCGTCCTAAAAAATTTATTGCCCTCGACGAAAACAATCACCAAAGGCATTTTGGATTTCTCTGAGGGTTTATGCCCtccttaaaaattatttttctactAGTGGTTCAAATGAGTattgacagaagtaccatcaatcATTCTTAAATCGAAaagtattttcattaaatgtattttgttGTTAGCGGATAGTTTCTTATACATATCAAAAAGAGATCTTTCATCAGATTCGTgatggtcttctcctttgctacgtTGTGAGCAACAATTTTGGCTTGCGTCAATCGGATAACTCCCAAAACCTttctatcaaggagttttcaTTCAGCTTTATCCATCTTCTTTGATTTCTCACTCAAAGAAACATGAAgtttctttccatagagataatcttcaatctgtgTCCTCCAGAATGCATAATCTgttccatcaaatcttccaatcccgtGTCATATATTGTTCTCGTTTGTCATCGTTTCCAATGCTTCGATCTAGTCTAGCTGCtttgataccagttgttaggatttggatccTCAAATTTGACCTGCTTGAAACGATCTGTAAAAAcgcaagaaaagaaaaacacagGAAGACACAAATTTTAGTTGTTCACTTAATGAgttacgtccacttcagccgacaccagatttcactataaaagaagaaatacagagtttttgtctcacattttatctctctagaatttttttcttatcaatataaactcttaataataacatatttatagggtaaacatttgggtaataaaacttaaataactctTAGTTAAACTCAAGCTCAAACtaaaatacaaacccaataaactttaattaactattttaaagtttattataaatgtagACTTAATAACTCAGCATTAATGGTATGttaaaaaatgaaacataaaagTTATCATGATTGATTGTAAATTAATGGtgataataaaacatttagaTGAACCATAAAATTTTATAgtattaatgttaaattaagttaaaagagaaaatatgaggaaattgttaaattaagttaaatggGAAATcgttaaattaagttgaattatgaaaaacgttttaattgattaaaataaacttaagataattaaaatgaacccacatggttttgataaatagttttgatgaatgaataataCTAAGTTCAACAATGTGTTAATGCGCAGGTAAAATTTGAAGACTCGCTATCAGTTGAATTGCTCCATTAGTAGAGTTCGTTGGCAGCAAAGTTGATCAAACAACAGAGTTGTCATCAGCTGAACATTCGCTGCCAGTAGAGTTGTCATCGGCTAAACATTCGCTGACAGCAGAGTTGATCAAACAACAGAGTTGTCATCAGCTAAACATTCGTTGACAGTAAAGTTGATCAAATAGCAGAGTTGTCATCAACTGAACATTCGCTGGCAGTAGAGTTGCTTAAACAACTAAAGACTTGCTAACAACAGAGTTGTCATTAGCAGACTCGCTATCAGTTGAGCTACTCCATTAGTAGAATTGCTCAAACAACAGAGTTCGTTGGCAGCATAGTTGATCAAACAACAAAGTTCGCTGACAGCGAGTTTGCCAGCAGCAAAGTTGATCAAACAGCAGAGTAGTTCATCAGTAGAACTCGCTATCAGCTGAGTTCCACATCAACTAATTCTTATCAGCTAAGTCAAGTAGCTGAGCACTCATAAACTACAATACAAAAAAAGTACAACCAGTTCTCTGCTCTGACATTCAAACAATAAACGAATATTTCATTCGTCTGCGCACTAAAATCCCGTACAACAAGCATACGACAAACATACTGTTGTCACGTATCGATAAAATGGATTTGACCGTTGTCATGTCTCAAATATAAAAAGACATAAGAGAACTACAGTGAAGCTCTCGGCTTTCCGCTCTCGGTTTTCGCACTCTCTCTAAAGCTCTCCGGCAGTTCTTTGAAAGTCATTACGTTACGATATACGTTGAGCGATAATTATTTGTATCATTTGATAGTCAATTTACTTGTGTGAGTTAAACAAATAGTGGTATGTTTAACAAGATAGTGTgagagctagaagttcagacaGACAAATGTTAAGATATGTGATCTGAGTGGGTTTGTGTAGCGTctatatataaatcaaagtcttctagtggaatcttTCTGAAAACAGAAAAATGGGcgacataggagttttatctccgaacatctataaaataTTGTGTTGTATTTTCATTGCTTCATTCATTCTTATATATGCCGCTTCAAATTATGCAAgcattttccgcacttgaaaccgttcaaaaGTTTGCTACGATTTGTCCAagaatagaaatatatttataatcccTAACcggattaaaatcgcatttaagtgaaaaatagaacaacatTATTCAACCCCTTCCATTGTTGTCTTCTATCCTAACAAGTAAGTTAAAAcatctatttaaattttatcatattttatatatttttttatacaaaaactaAGTCAATTTCTGTTGGCTTGTTCATTGACAAACAATTGTGAGAAAACTTGAATAACATGTCTATTATTTCCCATATAATTTATAGTGACGTTAGTTTTAAATGCTTTTCAAATGTGGATGGGTCACATACATATTCATATAGCataatatttatagtttattgCAATAAGTTAGTAAATGATTGTTATACAGTGTCTTGTTCAATAGAATAAACATATAGAGGgcaataattgtttttgtgatGTCAAGCAATTTAGCTTATCCTAAAACACTTGTATATTTTGATAAGTCATAACAATTTCATTAATTGTGTAATCGGAGAAACagtaaaaaaatagaaaataaaatggaAGGTAAATCTTTACTAGAATGATGAACTAATGGAAGGTACAGATCTGagcttatttgaaattattttttaaatattattcatttaattgtcacatttatcatttattttaaaattattttaaaataatttaatatctcaaaaacaatttatatcttatatagttttttttcataaaactgAAGTTGAAGAGTGGAGctagagaaatatatatatatatatatatatatatattcattcaatTAACATAAGGGAACATGTCAGAGTTAGGCAACAcgaaatcattaaattattttatttttattaatatatatatatatacttaataattttatttaaaataataaacaataaaatattttgaaattatacaataaggaaaaaaatctaatttaaaaacaaattataatatgtatataattttaatttctcattaagcttaaacgatttttttcatttttaatatatatatatatatgaatataaaaaaaaatgcagcAGCAGGTGAAAACATGATTTTTggattgagttatttaaataatcaaccagacataaattaataatatataatattaattattaaatattaaatattattataaatataaaaaataaaaataataagctaGTTGTACCAaattaaagtaagttaaatgcGAATAAGCAAACGAATAAGTTaaccattaaaataaattgtatagtatgttaaaacaaaatttcaaacTCTTACACTAAACTATACATAGCTagcaattaaaataaattaaatagtccTTATAATTGATTGGGTTTGTCAAATAAACTAATGATTTGGTGGGATGCTTTTGataagtatattttattttggtacaaataaagagagaactgacttttaacacatttataGAATTTGTACGCTAAGGGAGAGTAAGGGAGAAAATTAGGATCTGAAACTCGATCTAGTTTAGATTCTTATTCTGATCGATCATGTCTTCAATGGCGGAAAAGATTAACAGCAAGCTTCATATTGTTATGTTCCCATGGCTAGCCTTCGGTCACATGATTCCATACTTGAATCTGGCCAAGCTCATCGCTCAAAAGGGTCATACAGTCTCTTTCGTCTCCACTCCAAGAAACATAGATCGTCTCCCCAGAATTCCTCCCCATCTTTCCTCTCACCTAGTCTACGTGAAAATCGCTCTCCCCCCAGTCAACGGCCTGCCGGAATCTGCCCAGGCCACCACCGATTTACCCTACGATAAAGTCCAATTGCTCAAGAAAGCCTTAGATGGGATGCAGGACCCCATGGCTCTGTTTCTCCAAGCCTCCAATCCTGACTGGGTCATGTACGACTTCGCCGCTTACTGGATGGGTCCCTTGGCCTCTAGACTAGGCATTCGGAGCGCCTTCTTCAGTATCATGATCGCCGCCTGCGTCGGCTTTGCGGTGGGGCCCGCGGAGGCTCTGTTTAACGGCGGGGATAATGGAAGGAACAAGCTGGAGGACTTCACCGTCCCTGCTTCGTGGTCTCCGCCGGGATCCACGGTTTCGTTTCGGATATACGAAATATTGAGGATTCAAGACAGTTTATCCGACAACGATGGAGGGTTGTCGGATATTCTACGGTTCGCGGGTAGTACAGTAAACTGCGACGTGATAGCCGTGAGGAGCTGCTCCGAGTTCGAACCAGAATGGATACGGGTGTTGGAAGAGATTAACAAAAAGGCAGTTTTCCCTGTAGGTCAGCTGGCGCCGTTAGAATCTGACGTGTCCGATGATAATGAGAACGAGGAATGGAGGGAGATTAAGATGTGGCTCGACAATCAAGAGAAAGATTCGGTGGTGTACGTAGCATTCGGGAGTGAGGCGAAGCCGACTCAGGAAGAGCTGACCGGTTTAGCAATCGGGTTGGAGAAATCTGGGTTGTCGTTTTTCTGGGTTCTGAAAACTAGGCGAGGGGAGTTCGATCCTGAGGTGCTGGAGTTACCCAACGGGTTTGAAGAGAGGACAAAGGGACGAGGGTGGGTATGTAGGAGTTGGGCGCCTCAGATGAAGATACTGGGTCACGAGTCTGTGGGTGGGTTTTTGACTCACTCCGGGTGGAGCTCAGTGGTGGAGGCGGTGTACTTGGAGAAGCCATTGATTTTGCTGACTTTCTTGGCCGACCAAGGTATTAATGCCAGGGTCCTGGAAGAGAAGAAGATGGGTTACCCGATTCCGAGAGACGAGAAAGACGGGTCATTCACGAGTGAGTCAGTGGCCGAGTCGCTGAGGCTGGTTATGGTGGAAGAACAAGGGAGGATATACAGGGACAAGATGAAGGAAATGAAGCCTCTGTTTTGCGATAAGGAGAGACAAGACAAGTATGTCGATACTCTTCTTTCTTACTTCCAAGATCACCGTGGCCAGTCAACTCGTACTAATTAAGTACATGTCATTCCTTATCAACTCAATAAATCATGCATGCCATGATGCTTAGTTTTAATAAGTAAACATTTATGTATGCTCTTTTAAGCTTTGGGCGTGTGGATTTGAGTTAATGTAATAACtgattatttggaaaaaaaaatatttgttgatGATTTCGAAGAGATGGGAtaagttttttgtttttctt from Impatiens glandulifera chromosome 9, dImpGla2.1, whole genome shotgun sequence includes the following:
- the LOC124913648 gene encoding pentatricopeptide repeat-containing protein At1g66345, mitochondrial-like: MIRTWLRICSSSTGQSYIFLPHIALSFHRYAVLPEQIQCEETVSVAMDSMRKGESWDVLSRKLVHFEMSNSVVRQVLLQFKQPVDAKRALGFFHWCAMSKNFNHNISNYCIAILILVRAKLIRDARALLESVLLKNSNDHDLEVVSALLDSYRITDSSPLVFDLLVQCYSKLRMMDIAFDTCLYLDEHGFTLSIISYNMLIHVVQKSDRTDLVWRIYEHMIQKRAYPNEVTVRTMISALCKEGKLQEQLDIIDRIQGKRCPPSVVVNTSLVFRMIEEGRDEEGLILMKRMLQKNMILDTIFYSLVVFAKVKIHGVDAAREVFDEMLKRGFEANPFLCTVFIGAHCNEGRIDGAIRLMQEMEDVGIKPYDEAFNSLILGCALAGRVEEGLKFYKRILAMGNVPSRDAFNSIVGKLSETGCTSLANSLLTDLMETEFKPDETTYSHLIAGYATEENIQEVMKLYYELEFRSIHPNESVFEPLICCLCRSGKVDEAERCLKAMRDRSIEPSANIYKALICGGAHQLNSKIHIHTHVNS
- the LOC124914306 gene encoding UDP-glycosyltransferase 91A1-like, giving the protein MSSMAEKINSKLHIVMFPWLAFGHMIPYLNLAKLIAQKGHTVSFVSTPRNIDRLPRIPPHLSSHLVYVKIALPPVNGLPESAQATTDLPYDKVQLLKKALDGMQDPMALFLQASNPDWVMYDFAAYWMGPLASRLGIRSAFFSIMIAACVGFAVGPAEALFNGGDNGRNKLEDFTVPASWSPPGSTVSFRIYEILRIQDSLSDNDGGLSDILRFAGSTVNCDVIAVRSCSEFEPEWIRVLEEINKKAVFPVGQLAPLESDVSDDNENEEWREIKMWLDNQEKDSVVYVAFGSEAKPTQEELTGLAIGLEKSGLSFFWVLKTRRGEFDPEVLELPNGFEERTKGRGWVCRSWAPQMKILGHESVGGFLTHSGWSSVVEAVYLEKPLILLTFLADQGINARVLEEKKMGYPIPRDEKDGSFTSESVAESLRLVMVEEQGRIYRDKMKEMKPLFCDKERQDKYVDTLLSYFQDHRGQSTRTN